A single Mustelus asterias chromosome 4, sMusAst1.hap1.1, whole genome shotgun sequence DNA region contains:
- the LOC144492590 gene encoding regulator of G-protein signaling 9-binding protein-like, which produces MVKDECKTLLDALNKVSACYRHLVICAGGTSDSQNLREELKKTRQKAQVLAIANKIKLTTILKDRSISKDDRAEFERLWVIFSTCMEILENDMRRALDLGQEFPLNVPTKHLIQTGMIGRTSAVAARAMNVQNMKYDECNDIDTVDLNELEQDINEVKEMIYEMEMKVNVLQWTVEAKQAADPEPPAGASSLGMISVHDDGNKKLCDTSKVFAGAMFAAVLIFAIALAVCVVKFA; this is translated from the coding sequence ATGGTGAAAGACGAATGTAAGACGCTTTTGGACGCCTTAAACAAAGTGTCTGCCTGCTATCGACATTTGGTTATCTGCGCTGGCGGGACATCAGACTCTCAGAATTTACGCGAAGAGCTGAAGAAAACCAGGCAAAAAGCGCAGGTGTTGGCAATTGCCAACAAAATCAAGCTAACAACTATTTTAAAGGACAGATCTATCAGCAAGGATGATCGAGCTGAATTCGAACGGCTGTGGGTGATATTTTCGACTTGTATGGAGATCCTGGAGAACGACATGAGAAGAGCTTTGGATCTGGGTCAGGAGTTTCCATTGAATGTTCCCACAAAACACCTCATCCAGACTGGGATGATTGGGCGAACATCTGCCGTGGCTGCCCGTGCCATGAACGTTCAGAATATGAAGTATGATGAGTGCAACGACATAGACACTGTCGATCTGAACGAGTTGGAACAAGATATCAATGAAGTCAAGGAAATGATATATGAGATGGAGATGAAAGTGAACGTACTTCAATGGACAGTGGAAGCGAAACAAGCAGCTGATCCTGAGCCACCCGCCGGAGCTTCATCGCTTGGCATGATATCCGTGCACGATGATGGCAACAAAAAACTGTGTGACACCAGTAAGGTCTTTGCTGGAGCGATGttcgctgcagtgttaatatttGCCATTGCTCTAGCTGTGTGTGTCGTGAAATTTGCTTAA